One Aspergillus oryzae RIB40 DNA, chromosome 2 genomic window carries:
- a CDS encoding TauD/TfdA family dioxygenase (predicted protein), with translation MSVAVQTLVQPDIQYHPDYEKYTARKARRQATEQLSKTLPDGFPQKLDSPLVWEGKDVEKRDDWIYRLNDAHREEIDAALKSFQAQNLSLGNINQDTFPLPTLRPTLRSLSNEIHNGRGFFVLRGLDIDRYTREENIIIYAGVSSHIGNIRGRQEDRRYTPGGGSVVLSHIKDLTRTSAANAIGAPSNTADKQVFHTDSGDIISLLCLHPAAEGGESQISSSWLVYNILAKERPDLIRTLSEPWPVDGFNDPEKPYTTRPLLYHQKATDTTPERVLIQYARRYFTGFLAQPRSTNIPPISEAQAEALDALHFLAEEHSAALDFQKGDVQYINNLSIFHARKGFRDEPDKERHLLRLWLRDPENAWATPEPLRERWENVYGNVKVEEQIFPLEPKLRKTVGRVCLGTHGFGSVFGAQWKTADFRC, from the exons ATGTCGGTCGCCGTGCAGACTCTCGTTCAGCCTGATATCCAATATCACCCAGACTACGAAAAGTATACGGCGCGAAAGGCGCGCAGACAGGCTACCGAGCAGCTTTCCAAGACCCTACCTGATGGGTTTCCGCAGAAATTAGACTCACCCCTGGTTTGGGAGGGAAAGGACGTCGAGAAGCGGGATGACTGGATCTACAGGTTGAATGATGCGCACAGGGAGGAAATTGATGCGGCGCTGAAGAGCTTTCAGG CCCAGAATTTGAGCCTGGGAAATATTAACCAGGACACATTCCCTTTGCCCACCCTTCGTCCAACCCTGCGATCACTCTCGAATGAAATTCATAACGGCCGGGGATTCTTCGTCCTCCGCGGACTCGATATCGATCGCTACACCcgtgaagaaaatatcatCATCTATGCAGGTGTCTCATCACACATCGGGAATATCCGCGGCCGCCAGGAAGACAGACGGTATACGCCAGGCGGTGGCTCGGTGGTCCTGTCGCATATCAAGGATTTGACGCGCACGAGTGCAGCTAATGCGATCGGCGCACCGTCCAACACGGCAGATAAACAAGTGTTCCACACAGATTCCGGCGATATCATTTCCCTCCTCTGTCTCCACCCCGCAGCCGAAGGAGGCGAAAGCCAAATTTCGAGCAGTTGGTTGGTGTATAACATTCTCGCCAAAGAGAGGCCGGATTTGATCCGTACGTTGTCGGAGCCATGGCCGGTCGATGG ATTCAATGACCCCGAAAAGCCCTATACCACTCGCCCCCTTCTTTACCACCAGAAGGCAACCGACACCACCCCCGAACGCGTTCTGATCCAATACGCTCGTCGATATTTCACCGGATTCCTTGCTCAACCACGGTCGACCAATATTCCCCCGATCTCTGAGGCCCAGGCCGAGGCGCTTGACGCGCTTCACTTTCTAGCCGAGGAACACAGCGCCGCATTGGATTTCCAAAAGGGCGACGTCCAGTATATTAACAACCTGAGTATTTTCCACGCGCGGAAGGGATTCCGGGACGAGCCTGACAAGGA ACGCCATCTTCTGCGACTTTGGCTGCGCGATCCCGAGAACGCGTGGGCGACACCGGAGCCTCTGCGAGAACGCTGGGAAAACGTATATGGGAACGTCAAGGTGGAGGAACAGATTTTCCCTCTGGAGCCTAAATTGCGAAAGACCGTGGGTAG GGTTTGCCTTGGCACCCATGGTTTTGGCTCCGTTTTCGGAGCTCAATGGAAGACGGCCGATTTTCGTTGTTAG
- a CDS encoding putative MFS alpha-glucoside transporter (predicted transporter (major facilitator superfamily)) encodes MTSKAADKQTTLVQTVPASAIEDAELSFLFSKDEHNQDFWTAMRLHWPAVGWGLFMNLATILKGIDGGVVKGLVGLDAFKETYGYNHNGTYMIAARWLSAFNYANLLGAIVGALCSGAAYNRFGPRIMIAMCSCLSIAFIFIQFFSHTPAQLFVGQLVNGAVIAFYPICASAYVGEVTPLVLRGFAATMTNLAFSIGSLIASGILKGTQSMESELSYKIPIATQWALPCIMLFLVSFCPDPPYWLCRKGRYDAARASLRRLATPSIDVSRKLAHIRETLRLEEEFQGDRPHYRECFRGPNFRRLMICVMAYSMQAFTGNVFFINYAVHFMELAGLDSSDAFSMNLGLTAIGLLGTCISWFLLSYVGRRTMYLFGCSSLALLLFIIGAVDLAPRQTNTVWAQCGLMLVCTFVYDLSLGPFCYVLLAEVSSAALRGFTIALATVACFVWSVVFAVAIPYAMNEDEADWKGKIGFLFSGLSVLCVIYVYWCMPETKGRTFEELDILFERKVPSRKFKYYKIDIDIDGRRLEE; translated from the exons ATGACCAGTAAAGCTGCAGACAAGCAGACCACTCTGGTCCAAACTGTCCCGGCGTCGGCAATCGAGGATGCAGAGCTTTCATTTCTGTTTTCGAAGGATGAGCATAACCAGGACTTTTGGACCGCCATGCGGCTGCACTGGCCCGCGGTGGGGTGGGGTTTATTCATGAATCTG GCAACTATTCTTAAGGGGATCGATGGGGGTGTGGTGAAAGGTCTCGTCGGCCTGGATGCATTCAAAGAGACGTATGGCTACAATCACAACGGAACGTACATGATCGCCGCGCGGTGGCTTTCGGCCTTCAACTATGCCAATCTCCTGGGTGCTATCGTGGGTGCCCTCTGCTCTGGAGCCGCCTACAACCGCTTCGGGCCCCGTATCATGATCGCGATGTGTTCGTGCTTGTCCAtcgccttcatcttcatccagttTTTCAGCCACACGCCCGCCCAGCTTTTTGTCGGTCAACTCGTCAACGGCGCAGTGATCGCATTCTATCCAATTTGCGCTTCGGCGTACGTCGGCGAAGTGACCCCACTCGTCCTGCGCGGGTTTGCCGCTACCATGACGAACCTGGCGTTTTCCATCGGCTCCCTGATCGCTTCGGGTATCTTGAAGGGGACTCAGTCTATGGAGAGCGAGCTGTCCTACAAAATCCCCATCGCCACTCAGTGGGCATTACCGTGCATCATGCTCTTCCTAGTATCTTTCTGCCCGGACCCACCATATTGGCTATGTCGTAAGGGCCGATACGACGCAGCACGCGCATCCCTACGTCGCCTGGCCACACCCAGCATAGACGTATCGCGAAAGCTAGCACATATTCGAGAGACACTCCGTCTAGAAGAGGAGTTCCAAGGCGACCGGCCCCACTACAGGGAATGCTTCCGCGGGCCCAACTTCCGCCGACTGATGATTTGCGTAATGGCATACAGTATGCAGGCGTTCACCGGCAATGTGTTTTTCATCAACTACGCCGTCCACTTCATGGAACTGGCTGGCCTCGACTCATCCGATGCCTTCTCAATGAACCTCGGTCTGACTGCCATCGGGCTCCTGGGAACTTGCATCTCTTGGTTCTTGCTATCATATGTCGGTCGGCGAACTATGTACCTTTTCGGCTGTTCTTCGCTAGCACTTCTGTTGTTTATAATCGGTGCCGTTGACCTCGCCCCGCGTCAAACGAACACAGTATGGGCGCAATGCGGTCTCATGTTGGTCTGCACATTTGTATATGACCTCAGTCTCGGGCCGTTCTGCTACGTGCTTCTGGCCGAAGTATCCTCCGCTGCTCTGCGAGGGTTCACGATCGCCTTGGCGACGGTAGCCTGCTTCGTGTGGTCGGTGGTCTTCGCGGTCGCTATCCCGTACGCTATGAATGAAGACGAAGCCGactggaaggggaagatcggcttcctcttctctggACTTAGTGTTCTGTGTGTTATATATGTTTACTGGTGTATGCCAGAAACCAAGGGCAGGACCTTTGAGGAGTTGGACATCCTTTTCGAAAGGAAGGTCCCTAGTCGGAAGTTCAAGTATTATAAGATTGACATTGATATTGACGGGCGGAGGCTTGAGGAATAG
- a CDS encoding uncharacterized protein (predicted protein) translates to MVYLPDPKKMKKDDDPAGRDLIMVANYNIRVEVHPPGSKFRPDNEEGIKVLYGRVTDIDGEWKPLGNKKFPKRYSLTTKDKYLSVSETTGAVILRLKHNGELKRQWCPQENVPVKNLFDMNDVGLGTLDLKFIRVKDTWWGADFKDAHFFNMTGFHFRFLENKQNIAHMQFWIAGPNVDCRLHDHSDNSFKELHTCLSQGSSEHNETCQGGMWAPKEIYYNEPLDEIKRLRDKCSRDRHKGCQGACLEEYLEHCPLQPLQEHGRIWHADHYGQTVYRKNKTVSYPGHTWIAGPGPYVDVWMALEFDV, encoded by the exons ATGGTATACCTTCCGGATCcgaaaaaaatgaagaaagatgacgATCCTGCCGGTCGAGATTTGATCATGGTTGCCAACTACAACATCCGGGTGGAGGTCCATCCCCCCGGGAGCAAATTCCGTCCCGACAACGAGGAAGGCATTAAGGTACTCTACGGCAGAGTTACCGATATTGATGGGGAATGGAAACCCctaggaaataaaaaattcCCAAAGAGGTACAGTTTGACTACGAAGGATAAGTATCTATCCGTGAGTGAGACTACCGGAGCCGTCATCCTCCGCCTTAAGCATAACGGTGAACTCAAAAGACAGTGGTGTCCCCAGGAAAACGTACCCGTCAAGAACTTATTTGACATGAATGATGTGGGTCTGGGTACGTTGGATCTCAAATTCATCCGGGTCAAGGACACCTGGTGGGGAGCAGACTTTAAAGATGCACACTTTTTCAACATGACTGGGTTTCATTTCCGGTTTCTGGAAAATAAGCAGAATATTGCACATATGCAATTTTGGATAGCAG GCCCAAATGTGGATTGCCGTCTGCATGACCATAGCGACAACTCCTTCAAAGAGCTGCACACATGCTTGTCTCAAGGAAGCTCTGAGCACAACGAAACTTGTCAGGGTGGCATGTGGGCCCCGAAAGAGATATATTATAATGAACCACTCGATGAGATCAAAAGACTCCGAGATAAGTGCAGCCGGGATCGTCATAAAGGTTGCCAAGGAGCCTGTTTGGAGGAATACCTGGAGCACTGTCCACTGCAACCTCTTCAGGAACACGGTCGTATCTGGCATGCTGATCACTATGGACAAACAGTCTACcggaagaacaagaccgTGTCCTATCCTGGTCACACTTGGATTGCTGGTCCTGGTCCCTACGTGGATGTGTGGATGGCATTGGAGTTTGATG TCTGA
- a CDS encoding uncharacterized protein (predicted protein) produces the protein MRFLLEGPKDRLDSTLCWSLRERVFLGFTTMMADGNENRLEQESRGFQTSWMTPSVPDREITGEPVAQTLAKLVVTRDGNDEILVSLFGPLNRDDDGKPTDVSNPLPMVLILSFTFL, from the exons ATGAGATTTCTGCTCGAAG GGCCAAAGGACCGGCTGGACTCGACTCTCTGCTGGTCTCTTCGAGAGAGggtgtttcttggctttacTACGATGATGGCCGATGGAAACGAGAACAGATTGGAACAGGAGAGCAGAGGCTTCCAGACCAGCTGGATGACTCCATCAGTCCCGGATCGGGAGATCACTGGGGAACCGGTAGCGCAGACATTGGCAAAATTGGTGGTGACAC GGGATGGTAACGACGAGATCCTGGTTTCTCTGTTCGGACCGCTGAATCGCGACGATGACGGTAAACCTACTGATGTCAGTAATCCCCTTCCAATGGTGCTTATCCTTTCGTTTACCTTTCTTTGA
- a CDS encoding uncharacterized protein (predicted protein) — MPVSRAPEFSEKIAIQDGREDGYWVSSFKFAETDKVPGVVASGLNSGKIEFLDNPRNTSADPNAWTVYQVAKLNTPVAVVPMDITQNGLMDIVVCHDFGDTMIQANMQGGHISWFENPGRDKLEQDVKWTQHYIGRWPAMHRLQAGYFTQR, encoded by the exons ATGCCCGTCAGTAGAGCCCCGGAGTTCTCGGAGAAGATAGCCATCCAGGACGGTCGCGAAGACGGCTACTGGGTGAGTTCCTTCAAGTTCGCTGAGACCGATAAGGTCCCGGGGGTGGTTGC GTCGGGCTTGAACTCTGGAAAGATCGAATTTCTGGACAACCCTAGGAACACAAGCGCAGATCCAAATG CATGGACGGTGTATCAGGTGGCTAAGCTAAATACCCCTGTGGCTGTGGTGCCCATGGATATCACACAGAATGGACTGATGGATATTGTGGTCTGCCATGACTTCGGAGACACCATGATCCAAGCCAATATGCAGGGCGGGCATATCAGCTGGTTTGAAAACCCCGGTCGCGATAAGCTTGAGCAGGACGTCAAGTGGACTCAGCATTATATCGGCCGATGGCCTGCAATGCATCGTCTGCAGGCAGGTTATTTCACGCAGAGGTAA
- a CDS encoding uncharacterized protein (predicted protein) has product MSMTSGRQAFTSECRDSNTTNSFWLANSPTLTLGSTMQVVGSGPIGATYAKILADAGKDVLMVETGTQESKIAGEHKKNAINYQKDIDAFVHVIKVISSRISTFECISLTFDLLLFQGSLHYTSVPTNKAAVPTLAPISWKANGQIFNGQNPRQDPNVNLDANGVARNVGGMSTHWTCATPRQKEKVERSDIFSGDEWDSLYKEAEKLIGTSKTVLNDSIRQELVMEILNDEYGKRSAEPLPLAAKRNGNTAYITWSSSSTILDAMNCKKKFTLWPEHHCEKFKVEETDNGPQVTKAIIRKLATDKLITVKAKVFIACGGPILTPQLLFNSGFVPTKPNRDPRTQIPLEDDEKGIPPPPDTLEHLKLPALGRYLTEQSMCFCQIVLKKEWIEAVANPKKNPYQSDGVKRKKWEKLKEGWKERVQEHMKRFNDPIPFPFDDLDPQVTLPLDYHHPWHTQIHRDAFSYGAAPPAIDKRTIVDLRFFGTVEPDWKNYVTFETDIRDAYGMPQPTFRYKLNDEDRKRSHQMMKDMEEAAGALGGYLPGSEPQFLAPGLALHVCGTTRAQKKEKECDPDPKETSCCDENSKIWGIHNLYVGGLNVIPGANGSNPTLTAMCFAIKSAKSILEGNS; this is encoded by the exons ATGTCCATGACATCAGGACGTCAAGCGTTTACTTCCGAGTGCAGAGATTCAAATACCACAAATTCATTTTGGTTGGCTAATTCACCGACTCTCACACTTGGCTCTACGATGCAGG TCGTGGGGTCCGGCCCCATCGGCGCCACCTATGCCAAGATTCTAGCTGACGCCGGCAAGGATGTCCTCATGGTTGAGACTGGCACCCA GGAAAGTAAGATTGCTGGAGAGCATAAGAAGAATGCTATCAACTACCAGAAAGATATCGATGCCTTTGTGCA TGTCATTAAGGTAATCAGCTCAAGAATTAGCACCTTTGAGTGTATTTCTCTAActttcgatcttctcctctttcagGGAAGTCTACACTACACGTCTGTACCGACCAACAAAGCCGCCGTTCCTACACTGGCTCCGATCTCCTGGAAAGC GAACGGCCAAATTTTCAACGGACAGAATCCCCGCCAGGATCCAAACGTAAACCTGGATGCCAATGGTGTGGCACGTAATGTGGGCGGCATGTCTACCCA CTGGACTTGTGCGACTCCccgacagaaagagaaggttgAACGCAGCGATATATTCAGTGGTGACGAATGGGATAGCCTGTACAAGGAGGCAGAAAAGTTGATCGGAACCAGCAAGACTGTGCTGAATGACTCGATCCGGCAAGAATTGGTCATGGAGATTCTGAATGACGAGTACGGGAAGCGATCAGCCGAACCACTACCTTTGGCTGCAAAGAGGAATGGCAATACGGCCTACATCACTTGGTCATCCTCGTCAACTATCCTTGACGCGATGAACTGTAAGAAGAAATTTACACTATGGCCCGAGCACCACTGTGAGAAGTTTAAAGTCGAGGAAACAGATAACGGGCCACAGGTCACCAAGGCTATAATCCGCAAACTCGCCACAGATAAACTGATTACAGTTAAGGCGAAAGTATTTATCGCTTGCGGGGGGCCTATACTTACACCCCAGCTACTTTTCAATTCGGGCTTCGTGCCGACAAAGCCCAACAGGGATCCCAGAACCCAAATACCATTAGAAGACGACGAGAAAGGCATCCCACCTCCACCGGATACTCTGGAGCATCTCAAGCTTCCTGCTCTA GGACGCTATCTGACAGAGCAAAGCATGTGCTTCTGCCAAATTGTTctgaaaaaagaatggattGAGGCAGTGGCTAATCCAAAAAAGAACCCTTATCAAAGCGATGGGGTGAAACGCAAAAAGtgggagaagctcaaggaaggGTGGAAGGAAAGGGTCCAGGAACATATGAAAAGGTTTAATGACCCTATTCCCTTCCCGTTCGATGATTTGGACCCTCAGGTTACTCTACCCTTGGACTATCACCATCCGTGGCATACCCAAATCCATCGCGATGCCTTCTCCTATGGCGCAGCACCCCCAGCCATTGATAAGCGGACCATTGTTGACCTCCGATTCTTCGGAACGGTTGAGCCGGACTGGAAGAACTATGTGACCTTTGAAACCGACATCAGGGATGCGTACGGCATGCCCCAGCCCACCTTCCGCTACAAGCTGAACGATGAGGATCGCAAACGGTCGCACCAGATGATGAAAGATATGGAAGAGGCCGCTGGTGCTCTGGGTGGCTACCTCCCAGGGTCGGAGCCTCAATTTCTAGCTCCTGGCCTTGCACTGCACGTCTGTGGTACCACTAGAGctcagaagaaggagaaagagtgTGACCCTGATCCCAAAGAGACCTCGTGCTGCGATGAGAACTCCAAGATCTGGGGTATCCACAACCTGTACGTGGGTGGGTTAAATGTGATCCCTGGTGCCAATGGGTCCAACCCTACCTTGACAGCAATGTGCTTCGCCATCAAAAGCGCGAAGAGTATCCTTGAAGGGAATTCTTAG
- a CDS encoding MBL fold metallo-hydrolase (predicted protein) — MAPQSKSSFTITHLTTATAILNIDGINFLTDPYFGAEEGTAYDETAELINADLSPLGLTSPPPPPHLVNRKGPSVRLHDLPPIDAVLLSHEDHIDNLDPEGRKLLDGRRVFTTMDGAKNLSPRPGVIGLRPWQTVTSVIGGKEFRITGTPCKHFPVGEVTGFVLETDSFGNNAESGKPNAIYFSGDTVYIDELQEIGKRWHITASLFNLGNATFTFPVGTFQITMDGKQAVRLMRDIGTEVMIPIHFESWDHFQEDREGLEKVFTEEGVIDQIRWTEPGVPKRIY; from the coding sequence ATGGCTCCTCAATCCAAGTCGAGTTTCACCATCACCCATCTCACCACCGCAACCGCGATCCTCAACATTGACGGAATCAACTTTCTGACTGACCCTTACTTTGGCGCTGAGGAAGGTACAGCATACGACGAAACTGCTGAATTAATCAATGCAGACCTCTCTCCTTTGGGCCTCACctcccctccgcctccgcctcatcTCGTCAACCGAAAGGGCCCATCTGTCCGACTGCACGACCTGCCCCCAATCGACGCAGTGCTCCTCAGCCACGAAGACCATATCGATAACCTCGACCCAGAGGGCCGCAAGCTGCTTGATGGCCGCCGAGTCTTCACCACCATGGACGGGGCAAAGAATCTTTCTCCTCGTCCTGGAGTCATCGGCCTTCGCCCATGGCAAACTGTCACCTCCGTCATTGGCGGCAAGGAGTTTCGTATCACCGGTACGCCCTGCAAGCACTTTCCTGTTGGTGAGGTAACGGGTTTTGTTCTGGAAACGGATTCGTTCGGCAATAATGCTGAATCTGGGAAGCCTAATGCGATCTACTTCTCGGGAGACACCGTCTACATTGACGAGTTACAAGAGATCGGGAAGAGATGGCATATCACGGCGTCCCTGTTCAATCTAGGGAATGCGACATTTACCTTTCCAGTTGGGACCTTCCAGATCACGATGGATGGGAAGCAGGCTGTTCGATTGATGCGGGACATTGGGACTGAGGTCATGATTCCAATTCACTTCGAGTCATGGGACCACTTCCAGGAGGATCGGGAGGGTCTGGAGAAGGTTTTTACTGAGGAGGGTGTTATTGATCAGATTCGCTGGACTGAACCAGGTGTTCCGAAGAGGATCTATTAG
- a CDS encoding uncharacterized protein (predicted protein): MALFLAKGNSSTDISLRHQLSADDSYTLVTLVRTCRASGMFHYLKMIEQYSPATPLAMIWVNVEEIKRFGLALYKVCRLSNLAVTAKKSRNTRQDLLGLADLNFCIPDSDRIWGAPAVMDEQDRQLLIALVERRDNSDQKVWISNATRILYDDQVDFEWA; this comes from the coding sequence atggCATTGTTTCTCGCGAAAGGAAACAGCAGCACCGATATAAGTCTACGGCACCAACTCAGTGCAGACGACTCGTACACCCTGGTGACTCTGGTCCGCACTTGCCGAGCATCAGGCATGTTTCATTATCTGAAGATGATTGAACAGTACAGCCCAGCAACACCATTGGCAATGATTTGGGTCAACgtggaagaaatcaaacGGTTCGGATTGGCGCTTTATAAAGTCTGTCGATTGAGTAACTTGGCTGTTACGGCGAAAAAGAGTCGCAACACACGACAGGACCTGCTAGGCCTGGCAGACCTAAACTTTTGTATACCAGACAGCGACCGAATTTGGGGGGCTCCAGCGGTGATGGACGAGCAAGACCGCCAACTACTGATTGCGCTAGTGGAGCGGCGAGACAATTCAGACCAGAAGGTGTGGATCTCAAATGCGACGCGGATACTCTATGATGATCAGGTTGATTTTGAATGGGCCTAG